AACTCAAAAGTTGCGCTTCACCGTCCTGGCCACTTCAGAGAACAACCGCTACGAGCCCTGCCTTGACGAACTGGAAATCTACAATACCGCCGGGCAAAACATCGCCCTCACTGGACAAGGGGCCAAGGTCACTGCCTCGCCAAGTTGGGACAGTGGCAAACATCGCCTGATCCATCTCAACGACGGCCAATATGGCAATGACCGCAGTTGGATCAGCAAGACGAAAGGAGCAGGCTGGGTGCAGGTGGAATTCCCCAAAACGGAAAGCATCGAAGCCATCGTCTGGGGCCGGGACCGGCTGGATGACTTCAACGATCGCTTGCCTGTGGAGTATCGCGTCGAAATCGCTCGCGCCGATGGCACTTGGCAGCTCGTTGCAGCTTCACAAGATCGCCTGCCTTATCCAGGCCCCAAAGCCCGCCTCTCTCAGCCAGAGCCGCAAGATGCCAGCAAGGTATCTGCCTGGCATGAGGCCAGAGGAGAAGTCAATGCCTTGGAAAGCAAACTCAGCACGGCCAAGACAGGCCCAATGGTCTATGCAGGCCGGTTTGAACCTGCTGCCCCCTCGTTCCGGTTGAACCGAGGAGATGTCACCCAGCCGAAGGAAGAAGTCTCGCCCGGAGCGGTCTCCGCGCTGGGAGCCCCTCTGACCCTAGACAAAAACCTGCCCGAACAAAAACGCCGCATCGCCCTGGCCCAATGGCTCGCTGATCCTGCCAATCCTCTGCCTGCCCGTGTGCTAGTGAACCGCCTGTGGCAGCACCATTTTGGCGAAGGCATCGTCAACACGCCGAACGACTTTGGCCGCAATGGAGCTCTACCCACACACCCGGAACTGCTCTCCTGGCTCGCCACCGAATTCATCCGCAGCGGCTGGAGCATCAAGCACATGCAAAAACTCATCGTCATGAGCAAGACCTGGAGACAGAGCAGTGCCCCACGCCAGGATGGCCTAACGGCAGATGCGCAAACCCAGCTCCTCTGGCGTTTCCCGCCCCGCCGCCTGGAGGCAGAGGCCCTCCGGGATGCCATGCTCACCGTCTCAGGCACACTGGATCTCAAAATGGGCGGCCCCGGTTACAGCGCCTTCGCACCTAACAACAACTACGTTCGTGTGTACGACCCCAAGGCCGACTTCGGCCCCGCCGACTGGCGACGTATGATCTACATGACCAAGGTCCGCGTGGCGCAGGACTCCACCTTTGGCAGCTTCGACTGTCCCGATGCCGGCCAGTCCCAGCCAAAGCGCCCCCGTTCCACCACGGCCATCCAGGCCCTCAGCCTGTTCAACAGCGGCTTTGTCAATCAGCAGGCCGAAATCCTCGCCACCCGCCTGGAACGAGACGCAGGCAAGACACCAGCCCAGCAGATCCAGCGGGCCTTTGCCCTCACCACCCAGCGTCCGCCCTCCTCCGATGAAGTACGCGTGTGTGAATCCCTCATCCAAGAGCACGGCCTGCCCGCCCTCTGCCGCGTGCTGCTGAATGCCAACGAATTCATTTTTGTGCCATGACTGCGCCTCTCTCCACCCACGGCCTGGGTCTGCTGAACCGCCGCAACTTTCTCTCCAGTGCAGCGGGCCTAGGCCTAGCCACCCTGCTAGGCGAAAACACCTCCTTGGCCAGTACGAGGCCCATCCGCCCGGCCATTGATCCCTCCAACCCACTCGGCGCACGCAGCACTCACTTTGCGCCCAAGGCGAAGCGCGTACTCGTTCTTTTCTGCTCCGGGGCCGTCAGCCACCTGGATTCCTGGGATTGGAAACCCGAGTTGCTACGCATGGATAGCAAACCTATGCCAGGGGCCAAAGAAAACTTCCTCACTTTCCAGGGCGAAAACGGAAACTTGGTTAGACCGCTCTACGACTTCAAGCCTCGCGGCCAGACCGGCAAGATGGTATCCGATCTCTTCCCCCACCTCGCCTCCATGGCGGATGACCTCACCTTCATCCACTCCATGACGGCCAAGTCCAACACCCATGGCCCGGCGGAAAACCAGATGAGCACCGGCTTCATCTTCGATGGCTTCCCCAGCCTCGGCTCATGGGTCAGCTACGCCCTCGGTTCCGAAGCAGAAAACCTGCCCGCCTATGTCGCCATCCCGGATCCGCGCGGCGTCCCCCAGGCAGGCGTAAACAACTGGGGCAATGGTTTCCTTCCTGCCGTCTTTCAGGGCACTGCCTTCAATTCCAGCCGCCCTATTTACAACCTCGCTCGGCCTGAGAAAGTCTCCGCCGCCAGCGACCTCGCCTCTCGCGATGTCCTGAAGTTCCTCAATGAAAAGCACCTGGAAAAATTCCCCGGTGACACGGAACTCGCCGCCCGCATCGCCAGTTACGAACTCGCCGCCAAGATGCAGCTCTCCGTGCCGGAGGTGAGCGACCTTTCCAAAGAATCCGCCACCACTTTAAAAGCTTACGGCGTGGATGATCCCAATCCCGTCAAAAGCGGCTTTGCGAAAAACTGCCTCCTCGCACGCCGCCTGCTGGAGCGCGGCGTCCGCTGCGTGAAGCTTTACAATGGAGCCTATGCCATGGGCGAAGGCATCGGCAACTGGGACGGTCACCGAAAGCTGAAGGAGCAGTATGACAAACACGCGCCCATCTTTGACCAACCTGCTGCTGCACTGATCCACGATCTCCGCCAGCGCGGCCTTTTGGAAGACACCCTCGTCGTCTGGTGTACGGAATTTGGCCGCATGCCCACCTTTCAAAAAGGCGCGAGCGGCCGCGACCACAATCCCCAGGGATTCACCGTCTGGATGACAGGAGCTGGTGTGAAGCCCGGCGTCAGCTACGGAGCCACCGACGAGCTGGGTCACAAAGCCGTCGAAAAGGTCACCACCATCTACGATTTCCACGCCACCATCCTGCACCTACTGGGCCTGGATCACGAACGCCTCAGCTACTACCACAACGGCATTGACCGCCGCCTCACCGACGTCCACGGCCATGTGATCAAAGGCATCCTCGCTTAAACAAGCGCATGCCCTTCATCATTCCCCTCTGGACATCCCGCGCCGCATCATCTCCAATACGGGCCGCATGATTCGGACCGCCACCCTCACCGCCGCCCTGGCCTGCCTTTGCAGCGGGACGCACCTCCTCGCCCAGGACACGACTCCACCTCCGGCTGCCCCTGCCGCCGCTACCGCTGAGAAAGCAGCCTTTGCGTTTAAGGATGGCGACCGCCTCGTCCTCATCGGCAACACCGTCATCGAGCGCGAGCAACGCTACGCCACCCTTGAGCCCCGACTGGCCCTCGCCCTTGGCGAAACCAAAGTGACGATCCGCAATCTCGCCTGGAGTGGCGATACCGTTTACGGCCACGCCCGCTCTTACTTCGGCCCCCCAGAAGAGGGCCTCGAGCGCATGGCCAAGCACCTGGAACTGCTGAAACCCACCGTCGTGCTACTCTGCTACGGTTCTGAAATGGCCTTCGAAGGCCTCAGCGATCTCCCTCGTTTCCTCACGGGTTACCGCAATCTCCTCGCCCTTATCCGCAAGCAGGCCCCCGGCGTCCGCGTCATCATCGCCACACCGCCACCTCTGGAAAATCTGCCACCGCCGATGCCCGACCTAACGGATGCCAACAAAAATCTTTCCAGCTTCCGCGATGCCCTGCGCAAATTCGCCGGCTCCCAGAACACCTACTTCGTGGACTGGTTCGAGCTCATGGGCGGCATGCCCAAACCCGGCCAGACCGCCAAGCCCCTCACCGAAAACGGCGTCCACTACACCCGCGAAGGCTATCAAAAGCTCAGCACCAAGCTCGTCCAGGGCCTGGGCCTCACCCCGCCCCAGATCTCCGAGGCGGAACTCGGCGGCCTCCAGAAAGAAGTCCTGAAAAAAGACGAACTCTTTTTCAACCGCTGGCGCCCCCAGAACGAGACCTACCTCTTCGGCTTCCGAAAGCACGAACAGGGGCAAAACGCCAAGGAGATCCCCATGTTTGATCCCCTGATCGACCAGGCCGACGCCAAGATTCAGGAACTCAAAGCCGAGCTGCTCTCTAACAAAAAGACACTGTAATCAGTTCCCTCCCGGGGTTGCAGCCGAGATGAGGTGACCAAACGCTAGCGAGATTGCCCCCTGCCGGAGGCAGACGAACCTCCCTGCAAGGCGAGCCCCGGAGGGCGGGAATTCCGCTCATGCGGCGTTTTAGGCCCGTCTTTCCCCTTGCGATTCCGCGATCTCCCCCGAATATGGCGGCCCTTTTGTCCGGTGGCCCTCTGGCCGCGCGGGACATCAGCCCGACGCAGCCCTCAGGAGTGGGAGGCCGTGTTCGGTTATCAACAGAACACTCCTAACCCGAAAAACATACATGAGCGCAGCTACTCTCGCGGAGATGATCGCAGGATCCTTCCGTGAACTCTCCGAAGGATCCATCGTTAAAGGCCGGATCCTCGAAATCAAACCGCAGATCGTCCTCGTGGACATCGGTTACAAATCCGAAGGCGCCATCCCCGCCAACGAGTTTGAAGATGACGACATCCAGGTCGGCGACGAAGTCGAAGTCCTCCTCGAACGTCTCGAAAACGATGAAGGCATGGTCGTCCTCTCCAAGGAAAAGGCCGCCTACAAACAGAACTGGGAAAAAATCGCCTCCGTGTTCCGCGATGGCGGGCTCGTCAAAGGCAAGGTCAAATCCGTCGTCAAAGGTGGCCTCATGGTCAACGTCGGCGTCGAAGCCTTCCTCCCAGGCAGCCAGATCGACATCATCCCGCCGAAGGATCTCAACGAGTACGTCGGCAAGGTGTTCGAATTCAAGATCGTCAAGATCAACGACGACCGCAAAAACATCGTCCTTTCCCGCCGCGAAGTCATCGAGGCCGAGCGCGCCGAACAGCGCCAGAAGTTCCTCGATTCCGTCAACCCTGGCGACAAAGTCGTCGGCGTGGTCAAGAACATCACCGACTTCGGTGTGTTTGTGGACCTCAATGGCATGGACGGTCTCCTCCACATCACGGATATGTCGTGGGGCCGCCTGAACCATCCTACCGAAATGGTGGGCATCGGTCAGCGCCTGGACGTCGTCATCCTGGAAGTGAACCGCGAGAAAGAGCGCGTCTCCCTGGGCCTCAAGCAGCTCCAGAACAATCCTTGGGAAAACATCGAAGCCCGTTACCCTGTTGGCCAGACCGTTCGTGGCAAGGTCACCAAGCTCGTCGCTTACGGTGCATTCTGCGAAGTGGAAGAAGGCGTCGAAGGCCTCGTTCACGTCTCCGAACTCTCCTGGACCAAGCGCATCGCCCGTCCTTCCGACGTCCTTCAGGTCGGTCAGGAAATCGAAGCTCGCGTCCTTGGCATCAACAAGGAAGAGCGCAAGATCAGCCTCGGCGTCCGCCAGCTCGAAACCAATCCTTGGGACGATATCGACGTTCGTTACCCGATCGGTACCACGATGACCCGTCCGGTCCGCAACCTCACCGCTTACGGTGCGTTTGTGGAACTGGAAGAAGGCATCGACGGCATGATCCACGTGTCCGACCTCTCCTGGACACGCAAGGTCAACCATCCTTCCGAAATGCTCAAGAAGGGCCAGGAAGTGGAAGCCACCGTGCTCGGTATCGACAAGGCCAACCAGCGCATCAGCCTCGGCATGAAGCAGCTTGAGACCGACCCATGGTCCGAAATCGACGGCCGCTTCAAAGTCGGCGACGTCGTCAAGGGCAAGGTCGCCAAGATCGCCTCCTTTGGCGCTTTCGTGGAACTCGAAGGCGACATCGACGGTCTGGTTCACATCTCCCAGCTCAGCGAAGATCATGTGGCCAAGGTCAAGGACGTCATCAACGTCGGCGACGAAGTCGAAGCCCGCGTCATCAAGGTGGACAAAGTGGAGCGCCGCGTCGGTCTCTCCATCAAGGCCATGAACTACAGCGAAGCCGAAATCCAGAAGGAAAGCCAAGCTTTCGAAGCCCTCCGCCCAAGCACCGACCTCGTCGGTCTCGAGCAGGCCTTCAAGTTCGCCACCGAAGACTGGCGCCCAGGGCAGTAATCGCCCCCGGCAACAGCCTCGAAAAAATCACGGAGGGACGTCGCAAGACGTCCCTCTTTTTTGTGCCTGCAAACTAACCTCGCTGCTCGCAAAGTGTCCCGCCCATTCCTTCCAGCCGCTCCCAGCCCCAAAGGGGTGGCACAACAAAGCCCAGGGCAACGCCCTGGGTAAATCCCGACAATACTCCCCTTGCATCAAAAGCCCTGAAAGGGCGAGGCACCTATTCCCTCCATATACTAGCAATGCTCCATACCACCCCTTGTAAAAACACACGGGCAAGACCCATTGCCAATCTTCCGTAAACTCCGCCTTCCAATGCGCCCTCTTTTCCGTCTCCTCCCCGCCCTCCTTCTGCTCGCCTTCAGCGCCCCTGCCGCTGAGCCCACCAACGCCACGGAGGCAGCCGCGCAAAAAGCCGCCGCTGAGAAAAAGGCCGCCGACCAGAAGATCAACGCCGAAAAATTCGCCGCGTGGAAAGCCACCCTTACTCCCGAACAGCAGGCCTGGGAAACCGTGCTGGAGCAGAACCTCGGCATGGGTTTTTACTTGCCCATTTACCAGGCTGAAAAGCTGGCCGGCAAAGTCACCGCCTGGGACTACGTGAAGGACGACCCCAAGCTGCCGCGCGTGCTGCTCATCGGCGATTCCATCTCCCGGGGCTACACCCTCGCCACCCGCAAGGCCCTGGCTGGCGTGGCCAATTTGCACCGCGCCCCGGAAAACTGTGGCCCCACCGCCAACGGCCTGAAAAAGCTCCCCGTCTGGCTGGGCACAGGCAAGTGGGACATCATCCATTTCAATTTCGGCATCCATGACCGCAAGACTCCCCTGGCCGATTACGAACAGCGTTTGGACAGCCTCGCCACCCAACTCAAGGCCACCGGAGCCAAAGTCGTCTGGGCCAACACCACCCCCGTCGCCGAAGGCGGCATGAACGACGCCACCAATGCCGACCTCGTCGCCCGCAACGAAGTCGCTGCTCGTGTGATGCAAAAGCACGGCATCACCATCAACGATCTCTACGCCTGGATCGAGCCCGACCTCGCCAAATTCCAGAACCCCAAGGACGTCCATTTCAGCAGCCCCGGTTACGACCGTCTGGCCGAGCAAGTGGCCGCAGCCATCACCAAAATCATTCCCACCCTCACCTCCGTCAACACGGCCATCCTGCCCATGAGCAAGCTGGAAAAGGACGGCTACGGCTGGGAAGAACGCCACGCAGAAATCCTCAAGATCAAAGACACCCTCAATCCTGAAATCGTCCTCATCGGCGACTCCATCACCCACTTCTGGGGCGGCCTGCCAGATGGGGCCAAAATGGGCAACCGGGGCAGCGAAACCTGGCAGTCCCTCTTCGGCAGCCGTCCTGTGCTGAATCTCGGCTTCGGCTGGGACCGCACCCAGAACGTGCTGAAACGCATCCAGTTAGGCGAGCTCGACGGCCTCAAACCCAAGGCCATCGTCCTCCACATCGGCACCAATAATTTGGCCAAGACCGTCAACGCCCGCGACAACACCCCCGCCGAGATCGCCGAAGCCATCGGCCTCATCATCGAAAAGGCCCAGGCCAAATGCCCCGGAGCCCAGGTCATCCTCATGGCCATCTTCCCTCGGGGGAAAACCGCCGCCGACCCGAAACGCGCCATTCTGGCAGACATCAATCAGCGCCTCGCTCCCCTGGGCCAAAAGCCCGGCATTACCTTCCTCGACATCACCTCCAAGTGGCTTGAGGCCGATGGCTCCATCTCCAAAGACATCATGCCAGACGCCCTGCATCCTAACCAAAAAGGCTACGCCGTCTGGGCCGAAGCGCTCAAACCCGTCCTCGATCAAACCACGAAATAGACCCAAGGTTCAAATTCCCCACCCACGACTCACCGCCAAGAATCTTAGGTCGAGAACCCTCGCAGGCCAACCGGTTCAAGGCGTGATGGCGTCCCGCCATCAACCAGGCACCCCCATTTCTCGCCCGCCCGTTCGCCCTCATGCCCACGTGTCGCACCCGCCTGGCCGCAAGTGCACGGCGGGACGCCGTCACTCCTTGAACCCTCAAGCCTTCGATCTGAAAGATCCCAAGGACCTGTTTTCACCCTCACAGACGGGAAGCACCGCCTAACAAAAATGGAGATTGACGGCATTCCTCACTTTTTGTTAAAACAACTCGTTCCAGGTGAGTCTTTCCGGGCTTCACTCCACTTTAACCTCTCTCCCTCAATCATGCGCCGTGCTCCCCTTTGGATGACAGTGAAAGCCCTGGTGCTCTCCCAGTTGCTCCCCCTGTCCTCGCCGCTTTCAGCCGCTTCGGACTACAATGGAGACGGCGTTTGCGATGTCTGGCAGCAGCTTCACAATGCCTGGAGCCTCCTGCCTGGTGACGATGAAGATGGCGACGGCAGCAGCAACATCCTGGAAAGCATCGCCGGCACCGATCCCCGAAACCCGGCTGACGTCCTCCGCATTTCCGAATCCGCCCTGGTGGAAAATGACGTGCGGTTCACGCTCCCCTCCTCCACGGGCAAACGCTACCAGCTCCTCAGCAGTGACTCCCCGAACGGGCCTGTCTGGACCCCTCAGGGCTCGGCCCTCACCGGCACCGGGGCGGCCATTCAGTTCACCACACCTAAAGGCGACGGGACCAACCGCAAGTTTTACAAGGTGGAAACGTCCGATCAGGATACCGATGAGGACGGCATCAACGACTGGGCCGAAGGAATCACCGGCACCAATCCTGCCCTCGCCACCAGCCCGGGCAATGCCTCCGGTGGCACCGCCTCCGATGCCGATGTGCTTGCCAGCCTCTTCGCACTCACCACCACCACCCTCCCCAGCACCACCGGAGCCCAGGAAAAGGAAGGCCTCACCTCCCGCATCCGCCTCAGCCGCCCGGCGGACAAAAGCGCGATGCCCCTCACCCTGGCCTATGCCAGCAGTGGCAATCCCGTCCCCAGCCGTGGCAGCGCCAGCTCTGGGGATTTCACCCTCACCGTGGATCAGCCCTCCGGCCAGATCACCGGTGCCGCCACCGGCACTCTCACCTTGCCCGCTGGGGCCAGCCAGATGGATGTGATCGTCCATCCCGTCCTGGACAGCACCCCAGAAGTTCCAGAACTGCTCACCCTGAACATCCTTCGGCCCGGCAGCGGCCCCGCCACCCCGCCCCTCACCGGCACCGCCCTCATCCGCGATGCAGATCCCACCAATGAGGACAATCGCACCCTCTTCGTCGCCTACCTGGGCAAGGAGGCAGGCGTCAGCACCACCGCCACCGGCATCGCCACCGCCCTCGTTCAGGGGGACAATGACGAGGCCCTCATCAGCCTCACCTTCAGCAACCTCACCTCCCCCCAAAACACCGCTTACCTGCGGGTGGACAGTGATCTGGAGATCATCAATGTCGGCCTCGGTCAGGTCACCGGCAAGCAGTGGCAGATCCGCGCCGCCCAGACCAAGTTTACCGATCAGGCCATGCTCACCGCCCTGCACGCCGGTCAGCTCTACATCAGCATCACCACCGCTGAAAATCCCACCGGCGAAATCCGCGGCTACTTCAACAAAGCCACCGGCTCCACCTCCTTCGCCTATAACCCTGCCCTGCATGATGGTCCTGCCTACGGCTCGCCCGAATGGCAGTCCGTCGCCGGGGCAGCCATTGAGCGCGATATCTACCGCTTCCTGGAGCAGTGCACCTTTGGCCCCACCGCCGAGCTTTATACCGAAGTCCGCGCCGAAGTGGATGCCGCCATGACCGGGGGCCAGACCTATCTCAAGGGCCTGGAAAACTGGTTGGATAAGCAGATGGACCCCGCCATCACCCCGAATCCCAGCCTCACCACCCTCACGATGGCGGCGGACAATGAAGAGTTCGTCCTGCGCGGGAACAAACCCCTCTGGAGCGGCAACGACCCTCAATACGGCGAAGTGTCCTATGGAGTCAGCTACGATGCCTTTGGCAATCCCACCGTCTCCACCACCAGCAACGGCACCTACAACAACAACCACCCCTTTCACAACAACCGCCGACGCGAACAGTGGACTCTTGCCCTCCAATCCAAGGCCCAGGTGCGCCAGCGCATGACCCAGGCCCTCAGCGAGATCCTCGTCATCTCCGAAATCGATGCCACCGTCCAGGGCAAGCACTACGGCGCTGCCGCCTACTGGGACATGCTGGCCGACAATGCCTTCGGCAAGTACCGCGACCTCCTCCAAAAGGTCACCTACCACCCCATGATGGGCATCTACCTCAGCCATCTGCGCAACCGCGCCACCTACATCAGCGGCGGCGTCACCATCAGCCCGGATGAAAACTACGCCCGTGAGATCATGCAGCTCTTCTCCATCGGCCTGGTGCTGCGCCATCCCGATGGCAGCCTCGTCCTCGGTCAGGATGGACTCCCCGTACCCACCTATGACAATGGCGACATCACCGAACTCGCCCGCGTCCTCACCGGCTTCTGCCACGGTGCCCGCCATCTCAATGCTTCAGTTCAACGATTCAACGGAATGTATATGGCCGCCTCCAACATCCGCGTCAGCCCCACAATCGAGATTCAGGGCGGAGCTGGGGGAATTAACGGCAACGGAACCACCTTCACGAATTTCAGCGAAGGCGGTGGCGACTCCTGGTGGCAGGCCCCCTGGATCTATCCGATGAAGGTGCTTGGCAAGGTCGGCACCGTCAGTGCAGCGGCACCCACCCTCCACGACTTCGGGGCCAAGACCCTCCTCGCCGGCAAACACGGCCAGACCCTCGTCCCTGCCCAGACAGTCGTCACAGCCACGGCCGACGGCACCAGCCACACCATGGCGGAGGCCGACATCACGCTGGCCCACAACTGCCTCGCCGGCAATCCCTCCTCCGGCAGCTACAACGGCCACCAAAACACCCCCATCAACATTTCACGCTGGCTCATTCAGCGCCTCACTTCCTCCAATCCCAGCTCCGGCTACCTCTACCGCGTCAGCGAACGCTACCGCCAAACCAATGGCAACCTGGGCAGCGTGCTCAAGGCCATCATGCTGGATCACGAAGCCCGCAGCATCGAGCTGGCCGACACCACCGTGGGCAATGGCCGCATGAAAGAGCCCATGGTCCACTTCATGGCCGTCATCCGTGCATTGAAAGGCTACACCGGCATCCCCCTCACCACCCTTCGCGATGTCCCCATCCCCTTCAGCAGCACGGACAGCCCCATGAGCACCCCTTATCCACAGGCGGAAGTGGACAAGTTTGTGCCCAATGCCTCCCGCTTCCGTTTTGCCGACACCTCCTCCCAGCTCGGCCAGTCTCCCCTCCGCGCGCCCAGCGTCTTCAACTGGTTCCTGCCAGATTACAGCGTGCCCGGTGCCATGTCAGAGGCTGGCCTCGTCGCCCCTGAAATGCAGATCGCCACTGAGACCAGCATCGTCGCCCGCGTGAACCGCCTGTGGACCTTCACCTGGATGTCCCTCACCGGCATGACCACCTTCCCCGGCGTGGATCTGGAGGATCCCGTGCAGCTCACCGGCAATGCAGGCCCCCAGGTCAAGGTCTCCAAGTCCCTGGTTCCCACCGCCACGGAAAACTCCTTCCTCGCCCTGCAAAGCTACACCTTCACGCCTGCCAACTGGAACACCGCCCAGACCGTCACCGTCGCAGCCGTGGATGACAACATCGCGGAAGGCAGCCACACCACCCGTATCCATCACGCCGTTAGCAGCACCGATGCCGACTACAGCAATCTCGCCATCCCCAGCCTCAACGTCACTATCAATGACAATGAAACCGCTGGCACCGCCCGCGTGATTATTGCCGAGACCGGCAGCGAAACTCTCGTCGCCGAAGGTGGCACCACTGACACTTACACCCTCGCTCTCAGTCAGGCCCCTGTCTCGCCAGTCACGGTCAATCTTCAGACTACGGTCAACAACATCGGTACCTACACCACCGAGGTCACCGTTTCCCCCGCCAGCGTCACCTTCACCTCCGCCAACTGGAGCGCTCCGCAAACGGTCACCGTCACCGCCGTCAACGACACCACCAGCGAAGTCCTAGAAATCGCCCAGATCGGCCACAGCCTCACCACCGCAGATACCGTTTATCGCCAAGTCGGTGTCGCCTCCATCAACGTCCTTGTGGCAGACAACGATCCCACCGGCAGCAATGACGTGAATCTGTTGCAGACTCAAAATGGCACGCTCGCCCTCGAAGGCGGCGCTTCGGACAGTTACTACCTCAATCTGCGCCGTGCGCCAACCGCCACGGTCGCCATGGCCATCAACACCAACGCTGACCTGACGGCCACACCGCCCTCCCTCAGCTTCACCACCACCAACTGGAACATCCCTCAAAAGGTCCAGATCACCGCCGTGGATGATGCCCTCATCGAAGGCACCGAAGCCTTCACCATCACCAATGTCCCCTCTGGCGGTGGTTACACAGCCACCAACACCAAGAACGTTGCCGTCACCATCCAGGACAATGACGGCGGCTCAGTCATCATCTCCGAAACCAGCGGCGGCACCTCCGTCGTCGAAAGTTCAGCCACCACTTCAGGCAATCCGCAGGCCGCCAACACGGACAGTTACACCCTCCGGCTAGGCTCCCAGCCCGATGCCAATGTCACCATCACAGTCACCCCCGAACGGCATCCCACCCCGATGTCAAACTGGGCCAAAGCCTCGGGCTACTTTGGCAACGACACCTCCGGCTCCGCCCTCCAGAAAGACCGCCTCATCTTCGATTACAGCGAGATCATCAGCATCTACAATGCCGCCTATGTGGCCGCAGGCGGCAATGCCAATGCCTCCACCGCCCACTTCGCCGGCACCCTGGCCGTGGTGGACAAACTGGATCTCTACCTCTGCGGCGGCAGGCTCAAGGCACAGACTCCAGATCTCTCCCTGGCCGACCTTTCCAACATGGGCATCACCAACCCTCGCAAGTCGGTCGTCAATGGCGTTTACCGTGGTTACAGCACCACCCGTCTCACCACCGACACGACCAACTACAACAACGAGGTGCGGGACCGCTGCCGCATCGCTGCCTATCTGGTCAGCATCTCCCCGCAGTCCTTCAGCGCACGCTGATCCGCCGCCCGCCTCCTTTCCGCCACCCCTACTCCGAGTCATGAATCCCTTTCTTCGCAAGACCCCGGACCGCAGCCAGCCCAACCGCCGCGACTTCATGCTCCAATCTGGAGCCGCCTCCTTGGGAGTCACCAGCGTCGTCAACAGCATCGCACAGCTCAAGCTCGTCGGCGCAGCCGCCGCCCAGGGAGCCGGCAGCGACTACAAGGCCCTCATCTGCATCTTCCTCAATGGAGGCACGGATACGAACAACATCCTCATCCCCGTCTCTGGCGGCGCAGGCACCGCCCGTGGTCATTATGAAAGCGGTCGTGGCATCCCCACCTATGCAGGCGGCACCGGTGGCATCGCCATCCCCTTGGCCGACATCACCGCCGCAGGCACCCAGCTTAACCCCGACAACCCTCCCTCTGAATACGAGCACGCCTCCGGCTACATCCCGGCCGATGGCAATGGCAACCGCTTTGCCGTGCATCCTGGTGCCACCCACCTGAAATCCATTTTCGATGCCGGGCACCTCGCCTTTATCTGCAATGTCGGCACCCTCACCCAGCCGAATGTGACGCGTGCCAATTTCAACAGCCTGCCCGCCTCCCAAAAGCCACCCCAGCTTTTCTCCCATTCCGACCAACAGGTCCAGTGGCAGTCCTCCGTGCCCGACCGCCCCTTCACCAGCGGCTGGGGTGGCCGCATCGCCGACATCCTCGATGGCGTCCATAACATCGATCCCGAGAGCCTCTCGATGAGCGTCTCCGTCAACGGCATCAACAGCTTCCAAAAAGGCATTCAGCAGCAGCCCTACGTCATGGGCAGCACCGGTGTCTCCTCCTAC
This is a stretch of genomic DNA from Prosthecobacter algae. It encodes these proteins:
- a CDS encoding PSD1 and planctomycete cytochrome C domain-containing protein, encoding MDFVHEIRPVLEKHCYSCHGPDKQKSGLRLDIKADALRGGDSHAPNIVSGKAPESPLIQFITTDDEDTRMPPKGERLSTAEVGLLTRWINEGAMWPEGVDTAKTVDKRDHWAFKPLPPQQGSLDSFIAAKLAEKGLHLSPEADRRTLIRRLHLILHGLPPTPEEIEAFAANNDPKAYEKLVDRLLASPRYGERWARHWLDVIAFGETHGFEVNTPRPNAWPYRDYVIQAFNEDTPYPQFILEQLAGDTVGKDAATGFIVASAALLPGQIGKDEESKAKARQDELNDMVSVTGGAFLGLTLHCARCHDHKFDPVSQADYYGLQAIFSGVRHGERPLKSAETRKYEEENATLLPRLAKATHRLIQFEPLANASSPRPPIHTHRNIDRFTTVQTQKLRFTVLATSENNRYEPCLDELEIYNTAGQNIALTGQGAKVTASPSWDSGKHRLIHLNDGQYGNDRSWISKTKGAGWVQVEFPKTESIEAIVWGRDRLDDFNDRLPVEYRVEIARADGTWQLVAASQDRLPYPGPKARLSQPEPQDASKVSAWHEARGEVNALESKLSTAKTGPMVYAGRFEPAAPSFRLNRGDVTQPKEEVSPGAVSALGAPLTLDKNLPEQKRRIALAQWLADPANPLPARVLVNRLWQHHFGEGIVNTPNDFGRNGALPTHPELLSWLATEFIRSGWSIKHMQKLIVMSKTWRQSSAPRQDGLTADAQTQLLWRFPPRRLEAEALRDAMLTVSGTLDLKMGGPGYSAFAPNNNYVRVYDPKADFGPADWRRMIYMTKVRVAQDSTFGSFDCPDAGQSQPKRPRSTTAIQALSLFNSGFVNQQAEILATRLERDAGKTPAQQIQRAFALTTQRPPSSDEVRVCESLIQEHGLPALCRVLLNANEFIFVP
- a CDS encoding DUF1501 domain-containing protein yields the protein MTAPLSTHGLGLLNRRNFLSSAAGLGLATLLGENTSLASTRPIRPAIDPSNPLGARSTHFAPKAKRVLVLFCSGAVSHLDSWDWKPELLRMDSKPMPGAKENFLTFQGENGNLVRPLYDFKPRGQTGKMVSDLFPHLASMADDLTFIHSMTAKSNTHGPAENQMSTGFIFDGFPSLGSWVSYALGSEAENLPAYVAIPDPRGVPQAGVNNWGNGFLPAVFQGTAFNSSRPIYNLARPEKVSAASDLASRDVLKFLNEKHLEKFPGDTELAARIASYELAAKMQLSVPEVSDLSKESATTLKAYGVDDPNPVKSGFAKNCLLARRLLERGVRCVKLYNGAYAMGEGIGNWDGHRKLKEQYDKHAPIFDQPAAALIHDLRQRGLLEDTLVVWCTEFGRMPTFQKGASGRDHNPQGFTVWMTGAGVKPGVSYGATDELGHKAVEKVTTIYDFHATILHLLGLDHERLSYYHNGIDRRLTDVHGHVIKGILA
- a CDS encoding GDSL-type esterase/lipase family protein; amino-acid sequence: MIRTATLTAALACLCSGTHLLAQDTTPPPAAPAAATAEKAAFAFKDGDRLVLIGNTVIEREQRYATLEPRLALALGETKVTIRNLAWSGDTVYGHARSYFGPPEEGLERMAKHLELLKPTVVLLCYGSEMAFEGLSDLPRFLTGYRNLLALIRKQAPGVRVIIATPPPLENLPPPMPDLTDANKNLSSFRDALRKFAGSQNTYFVDWFELMGGMPKPGQTAKPLTENGVHYTREGYQKLSTKLVQGLGLTPPQISEAELGGLQKEVLKKDELFFNRWRPQNETYLFGFRKHEQGQNAKEIPMFDPLIDQADAKIQELKAELLSNKKTL